In a single window of the Coregonus clupeaformis isolate EN_2021a chromosome 10, ASM2061545v1, whole genome shotgun sequence genome:
- the LOC121575317 gene encoding major facilitator superfamily domain-containing protein 4A isoform X1, translating to MMFVDDRVWALFKRNWQHTLTYWSVFFSFGLCIAFLGPTILDLRCQTQSTLQEITWVFFAQQLFLMLGSALGGLFKKTLRCSLSALFVSSLVISMVFAIIPLCHHVLMLAVAMAISGTAMGVIDTIANLQLVTLYQKDSAVFLQVLHFFIGLGALVSPLVADPFLSEGSCVLGGNMTANFSTDLHHLRSSLAGKGPTTLHNVSEHYHLRTEGIITTNVSYAFWIMALINLPVPVAVYVLMYRERLFPCSNHSPRLLDKEKNSQKNQQDHNIQGHGGLFGCCNYGDVKDRPASYFLLYILGGAVLFITDGIIGSYTGFVYTYAVSPPLSLPHKMAGCLTSVFWASVTAGRLASIYLSYRYTQQRLISVSLVGVIVVQCLLLILYSSRVFLFMGTCVLGLFISSVFPCMVALTEDMVNYKGCATTVLVTSAGTGEMVLQLLTGQLIHSKGSYSFLLVGMISSCIGFTVFLGLLYIQHLHRSSQAATGASKEIAMTEKPSSE from the exons ATGATGTTTGTAGATGATCGGGTCTGGGCTCTGTTCAAGCGCAACTGGCAGCACACACTGACTTACTGGAGCGTGTTCTTCAGTTTCGGGCTGTGTATCGCGTTCCTGGGGCCGACCATCCTGGACCTGAGGTGTCAGACCCAGTCAACTCTGCAGGAGATTACCTGGGTTTTCTTCGCCCAACAGCTCTTCCTCATGCTGGGGAGCGCCTTGGGAGGACTCTTCAAGAAGAC GCTCCGCTGCTCCCTCTCAGCTCTCTTCGTCTCCAGTCTTGTCATCTCCATGGTGTTTGCCATCATCCCACTTTGCCACCATGTGCTGATGCTGGCTGTTGCCATGGCGATATCTGGCACGGCAATGGGGGTGATTGACACCATCGCCAACCTGCAGCTGGTGACGCTCTACCAGAAGGACTCAGCAGTTTTCCTACAG GTTCTGCATTTCTTCATAGGGCTGGGAGCGTTGGTCAGTCCCCTGGTAGCAGACCCATTCCTGTCGGAGGGGAGTTGTGTTCTGGGGGGGAACATGACAGCCAACTTCTCCACTGACCTCCATCACCTCCGCAGCTCCCTGGCAGGCAAGGGGCCAACCACCCTGCACAACGTATCCGAGCACTACCACCTCCGCACAGAAGGCATCATCACCACCAATGTGTCCTACGCATTCTGGATCATGGCTCTTATCAAT CTGCCTGTACCAGTAGCAGTGTATGTGTTGATGTACCGTGAGAGGCTGTTCCCCTGCTCGAACCACAGCCCACGTCTACTGGACAAGGAGAAAAACTCACAGAAGAACCAACAGGACCACAATATCCAGG GTCACGGGGGTTTGTTTGGCTGCTGTAATTATGGTGATGTGAAGGATCGCCCCGCCTCCTACTTCCTCCTCTACATTCTGGGCGGAGCCGTGCTCTTCATCACCGACGGCATAATT GGTTCTTACACAGGATTTGTCTACACCTACGCGgtgtctcctcccctctctctgcctcacaaGATGGCAGGCTGTCTGACCAGTGTGTTCTGGGCATCTGTCACTGCGGGCAGACTGGCGTCTATATATCTGTCATACAGATACACACAACAACGACTAATCTCTGTCAGCCTG gtgGGGGTGATAGTGGTGCAGTGTCTGCTGTTGATCCTGTACTCCAGCCGTGTGTTCCTCTTCATGGGGACATGTGTGTTAGGCCTCTTCATCAGCAGTGTGTTCCCCTGCATGGTGGCCCTCACAGAAGACATGGTCAACTATAAag GTTGTGCCACTACTGTCCTGGTGACCAGTGCTGGTACAGGAGAGATGGTGCTGCAGCTTCTCACGGGACAG TTGATCCACAGTAAAGGCAGTTATAGTTTCTTGTTGGTTGGTATGATATCATCCTGCATCGGATTCACTGTATTCCTGGGGCTACTCTACATCCAGCATCTACACAGGAGCTCCCAAGcag CCACAGGTGCTAGTAAGGAAATTGCCATGACAGAGAAGCCTTCAagtgagtga
- the LOC121575317 gene encoding major facilitator superfamily domain-containing protein 4A isoform X2, whose translation MMFVDDRVWALFKRNWQHTLTYWSVFFSFGLCIAFLGPTILDLRCQTQSTLQEITWVFFAQQLFLMLGSALGGLFKKTLRCSLSALFVSSLVISMVFAIIPLCHHVLMLAVAMAISGTAMGVIDTIANLQLVTLYQKDSAVFLQVLHFFIGLGALVSPLVADPFLSEGSCVLGGNMTANFSTDLHHLRSSLAGKGPTTLHNVSEHYHLRTEGIITTNVSYAFWIMALINLPVPVAVYVLMYRERLFPCSNHSPRLLDKEKNSQKNQQDHNIQGHGGLFGCCNYGDVKDRPASYFLLYILGGAVLFITDGIIGSYTGFVYTYAVSPPLSLPHKMAGCLTSVFWASVTAGRLASIYLSYRYTQQRLISVSLVGVIVVQCLLLILYSSRVFLFMGTCVLGLFISSVFPCMVALTEDMVNYKVLVQERWCCSFSRDS comes from the exons ATGATGTTTGTAGATGATCGGGTCTGGGCTCTGTTCAAGCGCAACTGGCAGCACACACTGACTTACTGGAGCGTGTTCTTCAGTTTCGGGCTGTGTATCGCGTTCCTGGGGCCGACCATCCTGGACCTGAGGTGTCAGACCCAGTCAACTCTGCAGGAGATTACCTGGGTTTTCTTCGCCCAACAGCTCTTCCTCATGCTGGGGAGCGCCTTGGGAGGACTCTTCAAGAAGAC GCTCCGCTGCTCCCTCTCAGCTCTCTTCGTCTCCAGTCTTGTCATCTCCATGGTGTTTGCCATCATCCCACTTTGCCACCATGTGCTGATGCTGGCTGTTGCCATGGCGATATCTGGCACGGCAATGGGGGTGATTGACACCATCGCCAACCTGCAGCTGGTGACGCTCTACCAGAAGGACTCAGCAGTTTTCCTACAG GTTCTGCATTTCTTCATAGGGCTGGGAGCGTTGGTCAGTCCCCTGGTAGCAGACCCATTCCTGTCGGAGGGGAGTTGTGTTCTGGGGGGGAACATGACAGCCAACTTCTCCACTGACCTCCATCACCTCCGCAGCTCCCTGGCAGGCAAGGGGCCAACCACCCTGCACAACGTATCCGAGCACTACCACCTCCGCACAGAAGGCATCATCACCACCAATGTGTCCTACGCATTCTGGATCATGGCTCTTATCAAT CTGCCTGTACCAGTAGCAGTGTATGTGTTGATGTACCGTGAGAGGCTGTTCCCCTGCTCGAACCACAGCCCACGTCTACTGGACAAGGAGAAAAACTCACAGAAGAACCAACAGGACCACAATATCCAGG GTCACGGGGGTTTGTTTGGCTGCTGTAATTATGGTGATGTGAAGGATCGCCCCGCCTCCTACTTCCTCCTCTACATTCTGGGCGGAGCCGTGCTCTTCATCACCGACGGCATAATT GGTTCTTACACAGGATTTGTCTACACCTACGCGgtgtctcctcccctctctctgcctcacaaGATGGCAGGCTGTCTGACCAGTGTGTTCTGGGCATCTGTCACTGCGGGCAGACTGGCGTCTATATATCTGTCATACAGATACACACAACAACGACTAATCTCTGTCAGCCTG gtgGGGGTGATAGTGGTGCAGTGTCTGCTGTTGATCCTGTACTCCAGCCGTGTGTTCCTCTTCATGGGGACATGTGTGTTAGGCCTCTTCATCAGCAGTGTGTTCCCCTGCATGGTGGCCCTCACAGAAGACATGGTCAACTATAAag TGCTGGTACAGGAGAGATGGTGCTGCAGCTTCTCACGGGACAG TTGA
- the LOC121575316 gene encoding ETS domain-containing protein Elk-4: protein MDSSVTLWQFLLQLLLDPTNDHLICWTNEEGEFKLLQAEEVAKLWGARKNKPNMNYDKLSRALRYYYDKNIIKKVNGQKFVYRFVSYPDILKGDASVRPDGEGGAGGGLPLSERGDNTSRDDEGGDRSGGVTATQGSSTKPSNRNDYIHSGLYTSFTLTSLQNGRQLFKSIKMENPGDKMADRKSNTRAQDPPSQPMQSPSVIKFGTTPPKRSPPPPQVTIETSNPPLYPLQVLPPIDDVVTTHSALLPQAVYAFEQAKPLESSNPRILHSFSLSELPSRSPSPSMVPDSTQELVIDSDIESISSQPTETQIQVVQSSGHVSGGEVCVGNRDRDKGGNREMSLSPVCVSGHITGGKARKPPKVLELSTPTLVVTTSDLSPINLYSPSLPTASLTPALLQTPTLLLTPSPLLSNIHFWSTLSPVAPLSPATRRQQGAHTLFQFPSVLTPHFHIPTHSLDGTNTPGPLTPDPHKT from the exons ATGGACAGCTCTGTGACCCTGTGGCAGTTCTTGCTCCAGCTCCTATTGGACCCCACCAACGATCATCTGATCTGCTGGACCAATGAGGAGGGCGAGTTCAAGCTGCTGCAGGCGGAGGAGGTGGCCAAGCTGTGGGGCGCCAGGAAGAACAAACCCAACATGAACTACGACAAGCTCAGCAGAGCCCTGAGATACTACTACGACAAG AACATCATTAAGAAGGTGAACGGGCAGAAGTTTGTGTACCGCTTCGTCTCTTACCCAGACATTCTGAAAGGGGATGCCTCTGTTCGGCCCGATGGGGAGGGGGGTGCAGGGGGTGGCCTGCCACTCTCAGAGAGGGGGGACAACACATCCAGAGATGATGAGGGTGGGGACAGGAGTGGAGGTGTGACAGCGACACAGGGGTCCAGTACTAAGCCGTCTAACCGTAATGACTACATCCACTCTGGCCTGTACACCTCCTTCACCCTCACCTCGCTGCAAAATGGACGCCAGCTCTTCAAGTCCATCAAGATGGAGAACCCCGGGGACAAGATGGCCGACAGGAAGTCCAATACCCGGGCCCAAGACCCGCCCTCTCAGCCAATGCAGTCACCGTCAGTCATCAAGTTTGGGACCACCCCTCCCAAGAGAAGCCCTCCACCTCCTCAGGTTACCATAGAAACATCCAATCCGCCATTGTACCCTCTCCAAGTCCTGCCTCCCATAGATGATGTAGTGACGACACACTCCGCCCTCCTGCCTCAGGCTGTGTACGCGTTTGAGCAAGCCAAGCCCTTGGAATCCTCGAATCCTCGAATCCTGCATAGTTTCAGCCTATCAGAGTTGCCCTCTCGGAGTCCCTCCCCCAGCATGGTGCCGGACTCCACCCAGGAGCTGGTGATTGACAGTGACATCGAGTCCATCTCCTCCCAACCGACAGAGACACAGATACAGGTG gTGCAGAGTTCTGGCCATGTGTCAGGTGGTGAGGTGTGTGTAGgaaacagagacagggacaaGGGAGGGAATAGGGAGATGAGTTTGTCTCCGGTGTGTGTGAGTGGCCATATCACAGGGGGCAAGGCCCGCAAGCCTCCTAAAGTCCTGGAGCTTTCCACTCCTACACTGGTGGTCACCACCTCTGACCTCTCACCTATTAACctctacagcccctcactacccACCGCCTCTCTCACACCAGCACTGctacag acgCCCACTCTGTTGCTGACCCCCAGTCCCCTGCTGTCTAACATCCACTTCTGGAGCACGCTCAGTCCGGTGGCTCCCCTCAGCCCTGCCACCCGGCGCCAGCAAGGAGCACACACCCTGTTCCAG TTCCCCTCGGTGCTCACCCCTCATTTCCATATCCCCACACACAGCCTGGATGGGACCAACACCCCCGGACCCCTCACTCCAGACCCCCATAAGACATAA